Proteins from one Streptomyces sp. NBC_00289 genomic window:
- the aroA gene encoding 3-phosphoshikimate 1-carboxyvinyltransferase translates to MPVNPAHTALWPAPHASGAVDATVHVPGSKSVTNRALVLAALASEPGWLRRPLRSRDTLLMAGALREMGVGIEETVSSSSSGAGTPGGSGEAWRIIPSGLRGPATVDVGNAGTVMRFLPPVAALADGPIRFDGDPRSYERPLTGVIDALRALGARIDDDGRGSLPLTVHGGGALDGGPVEIDASSSSQFVSALLLSAPRFNQGVEVRHTGSSLPSLPHIRMTVDMLRAVGAQVDTPESGGEPNVWRVTPGALLGRDLTVEPDLSNAQPFLAAALVTGGKVVVPDWPSRTTQPGDRLREIFTEMGGACELTEHGLVFTGSGSVHGIDVDLGEVGELTPGIAAVAALADSPSTLRGVSHLRLHETDRLAALTKEINELGGDVTETADGLHIRPRRLHGGIFHTYEDHRMATAGAILGLAVEGVQIENVATTAKTLPDFPDLWAGMLGA, encoded by the coding sequence ATGCCCGTTAACCCCGCACACACCGCCCTCTGGCCCGCCCCGCACGCGAGCGGAGCCGTCGACGCGACGGTCCACGTGCCCGGGTCCAAGTCGGTCACCAACCGTGCCCTGGTGCTCGCCGCCCTCGCCTCGGAGCCCGGCTGGCTGAGGCGCCCCCTGCGTTCCCGCGACACCCTGCTGATGGCGGGCGCGCTGCGCGAGATGGGCGTCGGCATCGAGGAGACGGTGTCGTCGAGTTCCTCCGGCGCGGGCACCCCGGGCGGCTCCGGGGAGGCCTGGCGGATCATCCCGTCGGGTCTGCGCGGCCCGGCCACGGTCGACGTCGGCAACGCCGGCACGGTGATGCGCTTCCTGCCGCCGGTCGCCGCGCTCGCCGACGGCCCCATCCGCTTCGACGGGGACCCGAGGTCGTACGAGCGCCCCCTGACCGGCGTGATCGACGCGCTGCGCGCCCTCGGCGCCCGCATCGACGACGACGGCCGCGGCTCGCTCCCGCTGACGGTGCACGGCGGCGGCGCCCTGGACGGCGGCCCGGTCGAGATCGACGCCTCCTCGTCCTCGCAGTTCGTCTCCGCGCTGCTGCTGTCCGCTCCCCGCTTCAACCAGGGCGTCGAGGTCCGCCACACCGGCTCCTCCCTGCCCTCCCTGCCGCACATCCGCATGACCGTCGACATGCTGCGCGCGGTCGGCGCGCAGGTGGACACCCCGGAGTCGGGCGGCGAGCCGAACGTCTGGCGGGTCACGCCCGGTGCCCTGCTCGGCCGGGACCTGACGGTCGAGCCGGACCTCTCCAACGCCCAGCCCTTCCTGGCGGCGGCCCTGGTGACCGGCGGCAAGGTCGTCGTCCCCGACTGGCCGTCCCGCACCACCCAGCCGGGTGACCGGCTGCGGGAGATCTTCACCGAAATGGGCGGTGCGTGTGAACTCACCGAACACGGCCTGGTGTTCACCGGATCGGGCTCGGTCCACGGCATCGACGTGGACCTGGGCGAGGTCGGCGAGCTGACCCCGGGCATCGCGGCGGTCGCGGCCCTCGCCGACTCCCCGTCGACCCTCCGGGGCGTGTCCCACCTGCGCCTGCACGAGACGGACCGGCTGGCCGCGCTCACCAAGGAGATCAACGAGCTCGGCGGTGACGTGACCGAGACGGCCGACGGCCTCCACATCCGTCCGCGCCGACTGCACGGCGGCATCTTCCACACGTACGAGGACCACCGCATGGCCACGGCCGGCGCGATCCTCGGCCTCGCGGTGGAGGGCGTGCAGATCGAGAACGTGGCGACGACGGCCAAGACCCTGCCGGACTTCCCCGACCTGTGGGCCGGGATGCTCGGGGCCTGA
- the rsgA gene encoding ribosome small subunit-dependent GTPase A, producing MRRYGKNTDEDDIRSRPNRKGNRPRTHIRPKHEDAVEGMVLTVDRGRLTCLVDGQIVLAMKARELGRKAAVVGDQVAIVGDLTGKKDTLARIVRINERKSVLRRTADDDDPYERVVVANADQLAIVTALADPEPRPRLIDRCLVAAFDAGLEPLLVMTKSDLTQPDKLLELYGHLDIPYVVTSREELENGDAAARVREQLDGKITAFVGHSGVGKTTLVNALVPEDRRRLTGHVNAVTGRGRHTTTSALALPLSGDAGWVVDTPGVRSFGLAHIDPSRVILAFPDLEPGTEGCPRACSHDEPDCALDAWVAEGHADPARLYSLRRLLATRERTEGD from the coding sequence ATGCGCCGTTACGGCAAGAACACCGACGAGGACGACATCCGCTCCCGCCCGAACCGCAAGGGCAACCGACCCCGTACGCACATCCGCCCCAAGCACGAGGACGCGGTCGAGGGCATGGTCCTCACCGTCGACCGGGGCCGCCTGACCTGCCTGGTCGACGGCCAGATCGTGCTGGCGATGAAAGCCCGCGAGCTCGGCCGCAAGGCCGCGGTGGTCGGCGACCAGGTGGCGATCGTCGGTGACCTGACCGGCAAGAAGGACACCCTCGCGCGAATCGTCCGCATCAACGAACGGAAGTCGGTCCTGCGTCGCACGGCCGACGACGACGACCCCTACGAGCGCGTGGTGGTCGCCAACGCCGACCAGCTGGCGATCGTCACGGCCCTGGCCGACCCGGAACCCCGCCCGCGCCTCATAGACCGCTGCCTGGTGGCGGCGTTCGACGCCGGCCTGGAACCCCTCCTGGTCATGACCAAGTCGGACCTGACGCAGCCCGACAAGCTGCTGGAGCTGTACGGCCACCTGGACATCCCGTACGTCGTGACCAGCCGCGAGGAACTGGAGAACGGCGACGCGGCGGCCCGGGTGCGCGAGCAGCTCGACGGCAAGATCACGGCCTTCGTCGGGCACTCGGGCGTCGGCAAGACGACCCTGGTCAACGCGCTCGTCCCGGAGGACCGGCGCCGGCTGACCGGTCATGTGAACGCGGTGACCGGCCGCGGCCGCCACACCACGACCTCCGCCCTGGCCCTGCCGCTGAGCGGGGACGCCGGCTGGGTCGTCGACACCCCGGGCGTCCGCTCCTTCGGTCTCGCCCACATCGACCCGTCCCGGGTGATCCTCGCCTTCCCCGACCTGGAGCCGGGCACCGAGGGCTGCCCGCGCGCGTGCAGCCACGACGAGCCGGACTGCGCGCTGGACGCCTGGGTCGCCGAGGGGCACGCCGACCCCGCGCGCCTGTACTCCCTGCGCCGGCTGCTGGCCACGCGCGAACGCACGGAGGGCGACTGA
- a CDS encoding multidrug efflux SMR transporter yields the protein MAWLLVVVAGMLETGFAVCLKLSHGFTRLWPTVAFCVFALGSFGLLTLSLRKLDVGPAYAVWTGIGAAGTAIYGMIFLGDLVSTLKIVSIGLVITGVIGLQLSGSAH from the coding sequence ATGGCGTGGCTGCTGGTCGTCGTCGCCGGGATGCTCGAGACCGGGTTCGCCGTCTGTCTGAAGCTGTCGCACGGCTTCACCAGACTCTGGCCGACCGTCGCCTTCTGTGTCTTCGCCCTCGGCAGCTTCGGGCTGCTGACCCTCTCCCTGCGCAAACTGGACGTGGGACCCGCCTACGCCGTGTGGACCGGCATCGGCGCGGCCGGCACCGCCATCTACGGCATGATCTTCCTGGGCGACCTGGTGTCGACGCTGAAGATCGTCTCGATCGGCCTGGTCATCACCGGGGTCATCGGACTCCAGCTCTCGGGCTCCGCGCACTGA
- a CDS encoding TetR/AcrR family transcriptional regulator, protein MMPAARESLLDSAYTALARRPWSAVRMVDVAAAAGVSRQTLYNEFGSKEGLARALVRREADGYLAGIDRALAQPLDARERLTATAEWTASAARENPLVRAMVTGCWSERLPAPTLTAVPSSSAVPAQRRADGPLPSPGDFVALVRERAVAALSGSGTAKPESAELVRACELVVRLALSCVAAPPGEEGVGELVRAALYRQLTT, encoded by the coding sequence ATGATGCCTGCAGCGCGGGAATCCCTGCTGGACTCCGCTTACACGGCGCTGGCGCGCCGGCCGTGGTCCGCCGTGCGGATGGTGGACGTGGCCGCGGCCGCCGGAGTGTCCCGGCAGACGCTGTACAACGAGTTCGGCAGCAAGGAGGGCCTCGCCCGGGCGCTCGTCCGCAGGGAGGCCGACGGTTACCTCGCCGGGATCGACCGCGCGCTCGCCCAGCCGCTGGACGCCCGTGAGCGGCTGACCGCGACCGCCGAGTGGACAGCGTCCGCGGCCCGCGAGAACCCGCTGGTACGGGCCATGGTCACCGGCTGCTGGAGCGAGCGCCTGCCCGCGCCGACGCTGACTGCGGTCCCGTCCTCCTCGGCCGTACCGGCGCAGCGCCGGGCCGACGGGCCGCTGCCGTCACCCGGTGACTTCGTGGCGCTCGTCCGCGAGCGGGCCGTGGCCGCCCTGTCCGGCTCCGGTACGGCCAAGCCGGAGAGCGCCGAGCTGGTCCGTGCCTGTGAACTCGTCGTCCGTCTCGCCCTGTCCTGCGTCGCGGCCCCGCCTGGCGAGGAAGGCGTCGGCGAACTCGTACGGGCGGCTCTCTACCGGCAGTTGACGACCTAG
- the hisN gene encoding histidinol-phosphatase — translation MPDYHDDLRLAHVLADAADAATMARFKALDLKVETKPDMTPVSEADKASEEIIRGQLQRARPRDAILGEEYGIEGTGPRRWVIDPIDGTKNYVRGVPVWATLISLMEAAEGGFQPVVGVVSAPALGRRWWAAKGHGAFSGRSLSSASRLRVSNVSRLSDASFAYSSLTGWDDQGRLGGFLDLSREVWRTRAYGDFWPYMMVAEGSVDICAEPELSLWDMAANAIIVTEAGGTFTGLDGRPGPHGGNAAASNGLLHDEFLGYLNQRY, via the coding sequence ATGCCCGACTACCACGACGACCTGCGTCTCGCCCATGTCCTCGCGGACGCCGCCGACGCCGCGACGATGGCCCGCTTCAAGGCCCTCGACCTCAAGGTCGAGACGAAGCCGGACATGACCCCGGTGAGCGAGGCGGACAAGGCGTCGGAAGAAATCATCCGCGGCCAGCTCCAGCGCGCCCGCCCGCGCGACGCGATCCTCGGCGAGGAATACGGCATCGAGGGCACCGGTCCCCGCCGCTGGGTCATCGACCCGATCGACGGCACCAAGAACTACGTCCGCGGTGTGCCCGTCTGGGCGACCCTGATCTCGCTCATGGAGGCCGCCGAGGGCGGCTTCCAGCCCGTCGTCGGCGTGGTCTCCGCCCCGGCCCTGGGCCGCCGCTGGTGGGCCGCGAAGGGGCACGGCGCGTTCTCCGGCCGGAGCCTCTCCTCGGCGAGCCGGCTGCGCGTCTCCAACGTCTCCCGGCTCTCCGACGCCTCCTTCGCCTACTCCTCGCTCACCGGCTGGGACGACCAGGGCCGGCTGGGCGGATTCCTGGACCTGAGCCGCGAGGTCTGGCGCACCCGCGCGTACGGCGACTTCTGGCCCTACATGATGGTCGCCGAGGGTTCCGTGGACATCTGCGCCGAGCCCGAGCTGTCCCTGTGGGACATGGCGGCCAACGCGATCATCGTGACGGAGGCCGGCGGCACCTTCACCGGCCTCGACGGACGCCCCGGCCCCCACGGCGGCAACGCGGCGGCCTCCAACGGCCTGCTCCACGACGAGTTCCTGGGGTATCTCAACCAGCGCTACTGA
- a CDS encoding cyclic nucleotide-binding/CBS domain-containing protein has product MLVRDAMSTVVLTIGPAHTLRQAAALMSARRVGAAVVLDPDAGGVGILTERDILNSVGLGQSPDAERTQDHTTNDVVFASPAWTLEEAAAAMAHGGFRHLIVLDRGEPVGIVSVRDIIRCWAPLRQQVPA; this is encoded by the coding sequence ATGCTCGTCCGTGACGCCATGAGCACGGTGGTCCTCACCATCGGCCCCGCCCATACCCTCCGTCAGGCCGCAGCCCTGATGTCCGCCCGCCGCGTCGGCGCGGCCGTGGTCCTCGACCCCGACGCCGGCGGCGTCGGCATCCTCACCGAACGCGACATCCTGAACTCCGTGGGCCTGGGCCAGAGCCCGGACGCGGAACGCACCCAGGACCACACCACCAACGACGTCGTGTTCGCCTCCCCCGCCTGGACCCTGGAGGAGGCGGCCGCCGCCATGGCTCACGGCGGCTTCCGTCACCTCATCGTCCTCGACCGCGGCGAGCCCGTCGGCATCGTCTCGGTCCGCGACATCATCCGCTGCTGGGCACCGCTGCGACAGCAGGTCCCCGCCTGA
- a CDS encoding catalase: protein MTQEAHVTQGPLTTEAGAPVADNQNSETAGVGGPVLVQDQLLLEKLAHFNRERIPERVVHARGAGAYGTFTVTADVTAYTRAAFLSEVGKQTETFLRFSTVAGNLGAADAVRDPRGWALKFYTEEGNYDLVGNNTPVFFIKDAIKFPDFIHTQKRDPYTGSQEADNVWDFWGLSPESTHQVTWLFGDRGIPASYRHMNGYGSHTYQWNNEAGEVFWVKYHFKTDQGIRNLTTEEAVRLSGVDPDSHQRDLRESIERGDFPTWTVQVQIMPAGDAAAYRFNPFDLTKVWPHEDYPPVEIGRLELNRNPENIFAEVEQSIFSPAHFVPGIGPSPDKMLQGRLFAYGDAHRYRVGVNADHLPVNRPHATEARNNSRDGALYDGRHKGAKNYEPNSFGGPFQTDRPLWQTFNGFTGATGNHEAPVHAEDNDFVQAGNLYRLMSEDEKGRLIENLSGFIAKVTRDDIAERAINNFRQADGDFGKRLEAAVQALRG from the coding sequence ATGACGCAGGAGGCGCACGTGACGCAGGGACCGCTTACGACGGAGGCCGGCGCGCCGGTGGCCGACAACCAGAACAGCGAGACCGCGGGCGTCGGCGGCCCGGTTCTCGTCCAGGATCAGCTTCTGCTCGAGAAGCTCGCCCACTTCAACCGTGAGCGCATCCCGGAGCGCGTCGTCCACGCGCGCGGTGCGGGCGCCTACGGCACCTTCACGGTGACCGCCGATGTGACGGCGTACACGCGCGCCGCCTTTCTCTCCGAGGTGGGCAAGCAGACCGAGACCTTCCTGCGGTTCTCGACCGTGGCCGGCAACCTCGGTGCCGCGGACGCCGTCCGTGACCCGCGCGGTTGGGCGCTGAAGTTCTACACCGAGGAGGGCAACTACGACCTCGTCGGCAACAACACCCCGGTGTTCTTCATCAAGGACGCCATCAAGTTCCCCGACTTCATCCACACCCAGAAGCGCGACCCGTACACCGGCTCGCAGGAGGCGGACAACGTCTGGGACTTCTGGGGGCTATCGCCCGAGTCCACCCACCAGGTGACCTGGCTGTTCGGCGACCGCGGCATCCCCGCCTCGTACCGCCACATGAACGGCTACGGCTCGCACACCTACCAGTGGAACAACGAGGCCGGCGAGGTCTTCTGGGTCAAGTACCACTTCAAGACGGACCAGGGCATCAGGAACCTGACCACCGAGGAGGCCGTCCGCCTCTCCGGCGTCGACCCCGACTCGCACCAGCGCGATCTGCGCGAGTCCATCGAGCGCGGTGACTTCCCGACCTGGACCGTGCAGGTGCAGATCATGCCGGCGGGCGACGCGGCCGCCTACCGGTTCAACCCCTTCGACCTCACCAAGGTGTGGCCGCACGAGGACTACCCGCCGGTCGAGATCGGCAGGCTGGAGCTCAACCGCAACCCGGAGAACATCTTCGCCGAGGTCGAGCAGTCGATCTTCAGCCCCGCCCACTTCGTGCCGGGCATCGGCCCCTCCCCGGACAAGATGCTCCAGGGTCGCCTCTTCGCGTACGGCGACGCTCACCGCTACCGCGTCGGCGTCAACGCCGACCACCTGCCGGTGAACCGCCCGCACGCGACCGAGGCGCGCAACAACTCCCGTGACGGCGCCCTCTACGACGGCCGTCACAAGGGCGCGAAGAACTACGAGCCGAACAGCTTCGGCGGCCCCTTCCAGACGGACCGCCCGCTGTGGCAGACGTTCAACGGCTTCACCGGCGCGACCGGCAACCACGAGGCGCCGGTGCACGCCGAGGACAACGACTTCGTGCAGGCGGGCAACCTCTACCGCCTGATGTCCGAGGACGAGAAGGGCCGTCTGATCGAGAACCTGTCCGGCTTCATCGCCAAGGTCACGCGGGACGACATCGCCGAGCGCGCGATCAACAACTTCCGCCAGGCTGACGGAGACTTCGGCAAGCGGCTGGAGGCCGCGGTCCAGGCCCTGCGCGGCTGA
- a CDS encoding Fur family transcriptional regulator, producing MSDLLERLRGRGWRMTAQRRVVAEVLDGEHVHLTADEVHSRAVVRLPEISRATVYNTLGELVSLGEVLEVATDRRAKRYDPNAHRPHHHLVCAQCGAIRDVHPTGNPLSDLPDSERFGFTVSDVEVTYRGVCPNCAAA from the coding sequence ATGAGCGACCTTCTGGAACGGCTGCGCGGACGCGGATGGCGTATGACCGCGCAGCGACGTGTCGTGGCCGAGGTCCTCGACGGCGAGCACGTCCACCTGACGGCCGACGAGGTCCACTCGAGGGCTGTCGTCAGGCTGCCCGAGATCTCCCGGGCGACCGTCTACAACACCCTGGGCGAGCTGGTCTCCCTCGGTGAGGTGCTCGAGGTCGCCACCGACCGCCGCGCCAAGCGGTACGACCCCAACGCACACCGCCCGCACCACCATCTGGTGTGCGCCCAGTGCGGGGCGATCCGCGACGTCCACCCCACGGGCAACCCGCTGTCCGACCTCCCCGACTCCGAGCGCTTCGGCTTCACGGTGTCGGACGTCGAGGTGACCTACCGCGGCGTGTGCCCGAACTGCGCCGCGGCGTAG
- a CDS encoding sel1 repeat family protein — protein sequence MDVMGDKATLFETGRFVQPSGPGEAGEVAEDAAEEVRQRLAAEAGDAGAMSVLGALLLRRGDLDGAEPHLRAATAAGDRAAANNLGVLLHQRGYADEAAGWWRIAAVAGSAAAAHALGRHHRERGDEPAAEYWLKQSAEQGHALGAYALADLLEHRGDAGTERWMRAAAERGHREAAYRLARALDRRATQEEGRDGDDSVGAAGTEAEQWYRQAAARGHRRAALHLGAILERRGALKEAGRWYLTSAKDGEARAACALGFLLRDAGDTESAAVWWLRAAQDGDGNAANALGALHAERGEPQTAERWYRAAMDAGDVNGAYNLGLLCAEQGRTAQAEQWYRRAAYAGHREAANALAILLLQGGDTAGAEPWFSKAAEAGSVDAAFNLGILHAGRGEERPALRWYERAAAAGHTEAALQVGIARLRDGDEPAAERHLRCAAGGGSPEAAYRLATVLDARRPPVPEHELGESVHEKSECEEWYERAASQGHRRAQVRVGMLAAARGDVVEAARWYREAAEAGSRNGAFNLGLLLAREGSEPEAAVWWTRAADAGHGRAALRLALVYARRGELAEGQRWADRAVTLGPAEVSERATRLRDALRQELSA from the coding sequence ATGGACGTTATGGGGGACAAGGCAACTCTGTTCGAGACAGGGCGATTTGTGCAGCCTTCCGGACCGGGCGAGGCCGGTGAGGTCGCGGAGGACGCGGCCGAAGAGGTGCGGCAGAGGCTTGCCGCCGAAGCGGGCGACGCCGGGGCGATGAGCGTCCTCGGGGCCCTGCTGCTGCGCCGTGGCGATCTCGACGGAGCCGAGCCCCATCTGCGTGCCGCCACGGCGGCGGGGGACCGCGCGGCCGCCAACAACCTGGGAGTCCTGCTCCACCAGCGGGGATACGCGGACGAGGCCGCGGGATGGTGGCGTATCGCCGCCGTCGCCGGGTCGGCCGCCGCCGCACACGCACTGGGCCGGCACCACCGCGAGCGCGGGGACGAGCCGGCCGCCGAGTACTGGCTGAAGCAGTCCGCCGAGCAGGGACACGCGCTCGGCGCGTACGCGCTCGCCGACCTGCTCGAGCACCGGGGCGATGCCGGGACCGAGCGGTGGATGCGGGCCGCCGCCGAGCGCGGACACCGGGAGGCCGCCTACCGGCTGGCGCGCGCTCTGGACCGGCGCGCCACCCAGGAGGAGGGCCGTGACGGTGACGACAGTGTCGGCGCCGCCGGGACGGAGGCCGAGCAGTGGTACCGGCAGGCCGCCGCGCGTGGGCACCGGCGGGCCGCGCTGCACCTCGGGGCGATCCTGGAGCGGCGCGGTGCGCTCAAGGAGGCCGGGCGCTGGTATCTGACGTCCGCCAAGGACGGAGAGGCGCGCGCCGCGTGCGCGCTCGGGTTCCTGCTGCGGGACGCGGGCGACACCGAGAGCGCCGCCGTGTGGTGGCTGCGCGCCGCGCAGGACGGCGACGGCAACGCCGCCAACGCGCTGGGCGCGCTGCACGCCGAGCGGGGCGAGCCGCAGACCGCCGAGCGGTGGTACCGGGCGGCGATGGACGCGGGTGACGTCAACGGCGCGTACAACCTCGGGCTGCTCTGCGCCGAGCAGGGGCGCACCGCGCAGGCCGAGCAGTGGTACCGGCGCGCGGCGTACGCCGGGCACCGGGAGGCGGCGAACGCGCTGGCGATCCTGCTGTTGCAGGGCGGCGACACGGCGGGAGCCGAGCCGTGGTTCTCCAAGGCGGCCGAGGCGGGGAGCGTGGACGCCGCCTTCAACCTCGGCATCCTGCACGCCGGACGCGGCGAGGAGCGGCCCGCGCTGCGCTGGTACGAGCGGGCCGCGGCCGCCGGGCACACGGAGGCGGCGCTCCAGGTCGGGATCGCGCGGCTGCGGGACGGCGACGAGCCGGCGGCGGAGCGGCATCTGCGGTGCGCGGCGGGCGGCGGGAGCCCCGAGGCGGCGTACCGGCTGGCGACCGTGCTGGACGCGCGGCGACCGCCGGTGCCCGAGCACGAGCTGGGGGAGTCCGTGCACGAGAAGAGCGAGTGCGAGGAGTGGTACGAGCGGGCGGCGTCCCAGGGACACCGGCGGGCGCAGGTGCGGGTCGGGATGCTGGCCGCGGCCCGGGGCGATGTCGTCGAGGCGGCGCGCTGGTACCGGGAGGCGGCCGAGGCGGGGTCCCGCAACGGCGCGTTCAACCTGGGGCTGCTGCTGGCCCGGGAGGGCAGCGAGCCCGAGGCGGCGGTCTGGTGGACGCGTGCGGCCGACGCCGGGCATGGGCGGGCGGCGCTCCGGCTCGCCCTGGTCTACGCGCGTCGCGGCGAACTGGCGGAGGGGCAGCGGTGGGCCGACCGGGCGGTGACGCTCGGACCGGCCGAGGTGTCGGAGCGGGCCACCCGACTGAGGGACGCGCTGCGGCAGGAACTGTCGGCCTGA